The region TTTCTTGGGTCCAGGCTCTTTGGAACGAGCCATGAACTTCATGACTCCATTCATAACCTGATCATGAGAGGGCCACAGGGTTGAATGTGACTCTTTCGGATCATTAACGATGATAACTATCTCTACGCCACACAACACTGATAGCTCATGTGCTTTCTTGAATAAGCTATCAAGCCTTCTTTTGAAAGTAGATTTTCTGACTCTCTCACTCAAAATTTGTGTATGCTTTGTCTTCTGGCGAGGCATGTTTAGTGGAttgactgatttttttttccagTATATTCCATTGGTATATATAGGTAAAAATGGGGTTCAATTCTACATTTGATATAATATTGTACTAATAATTTCGCTTTCCTTTCTTTAGCCTTGTATTATGTATAAATAAGTTTGAATGTGCTGATATGGTAAGTCTCTGAATTAGTCATTGAATTCAGAATTATGCATATGTAATATTTATGTAAGTTAGTATGATCCAGGAATAGTAGATCTATAATTCATTGAAAACGACTTTGAATGCTGGAAGAATTTTGTTatgaaattatattaatatgCTTTGTTTTGTTACAATAGATAAGAATCATAAATGGGAAATCTTTAACATATAATATGACTTTGACAGTCTAATACCCATATTGGCATTCCTAGGAATTATTTCATTGTCACATGACCTTTTTtcataatattatcatttttctttatGTGAATAACGACTATGGTTAAACCTCTAATTAATTTCTAAGTCGTTAGATTATGGGATGGTAATTATGATCAATTGCGAAACGCACTAGTATCATCTATTTGGTTCGGGCTTTATGAAAAACTAGCTCTGTCAGTTAATTTGAGAGTTTATAATTAGTAAAGCATCCAAGTCGATCATTAATATGTGCTTAATTGTAGAACTTACACTTGAATCATCAATTTGACGGAGATTGATGAATAGGGAACTATAATTGAttgcgttttttttataaaatgaatcaaatcaagGAAGAATAAAACACGCGTGAAATCACAATTATAGGACTAAAAATTTGCATGTTGTAATTAATAAAAAGGGTTcaacatataaaaaaaaagaaagtaaatAGAATCCTTAAATCCGGATCGTAGTGAATTGAATTGGGTGATCGTTGACTGGCAAAATTTAATTAGCATGGGATGGGCCAACAAAATTGGTTAAACCCACgtgattaattttaattaatccaGCATTGTTGGTCGGTTTAAGTAAAGCCTTGCCTGGCTGGATACACTTAAATCTGatgataatataaatattttagtttGTATGCATAACATTAcgattcattttctttttatatagtAGCATTCTAATTTTTATAAGGTGCGGGAATGGTGACTCTACACGTATGTTTTTATCTCGGATTATGGAAATTAAGAGGGAAAGAATGCACTAAATTATGATGATAACTAAAGATATTATATTACATTTGTTTAGTATTTGGAATACAAAAATTATGTACTTAGCAAAGCaaatactaaaacataaaattaatttaagcaTTTACTTTCATATGGAAAATATCTGCGCGGCCAGCCAGTATATGATCATTGATGAGAAGATCTAATTAATTAcgagttaattaattaatcaataacaCACACACATTAACATAAGTCTGTTGATTGTTATTTGGTGCtatcattttcaaaattaaataattgcgTGTATTAATCACCTTTATTTTAGCATCATGCTGGTCAGAAGGAAGCCTTGTTGAATATTTTTGTAGTGAAGAGATGGAGCAGAAGCCGACAATTTTGccaattattaattttttctaaCTTTTTTTACTATCAAATGGTTTTCTTTCTAATACTTCGATCTATGGTTTTACGTCCGCTATTTACGCAATGTTATCCGTATTCACTTGATATGTATGATTGGTGACTCAATATATTGTACAATTTATGATATATGAGTACAAAATTACAGATCGATATAAACAGtattacatatatttatttgttaattgATCAAATATGTGATTCATTATATATTGCTCTAACATTGGGATCAAATTGCAAAATTATTATGAACTTTAGGAGCCGTGGTTCGACTTAGTTGTGATTAAATGTCATGTTTAGATTTTCAGTTGTTTTTTCTCAAAAGCCTGGCCCGTAACAATATATCTTGACCCATCTTCACAATGCCAAAATTACATCGTATCTCCAAGtttctttaataaattaatttgaataagATCATGCATCGCGGATCAAATCAAATTACATCTTACACGCATGTTTTCTCACTAAAGTAGATTCACTGCAAGGTTTGATCTTAATCGGGGACAAATCAACTTAATTTCATCCTATTTAGTTTTTGCATTTTTTCCTCAAGACTTATTTCTAAAATGAAATCCTTGCATATTCTGTATAGTtgctttaatttataattaattatgttgTGAGGTTTAGCTTACGTTCGCCTCGATAAGTTTACATGTAAAATTTACAATTTCCATGATGAATTGCTATACATTTAgtcattatatatataattgacaaatataattattatcatgaTCTTTGAGCCATTAAACTCAATTCCAAAGCCAAAGAGAGTTTTTGAGTGTTCCTAAAGTAAGAATTTGATTAATTTTCAGACATTCTTCTTGAATTTGAAAATTTCTAAGACCAGCTTTAGTAACTCCAAAGTCACTTAGTACTTTCCAACATGAATTACGGTTTTTTGCTTACTCCAAAATCAAATCCCGACCTGGTTCTAGGAAACTGCAAACACATGGTCAATgacattaaaaaaacaatatttatattcttGAATGCAATCTCATGCAAGCTAGCTATATAGATTCAAATACTCTCTATATAAACCCCATAACAAGAACTTCATTATCACACAAATTAACACATTGTACATTCGAAGTCAAACTCCAAACCCAAAGTTTTCAATCTCCTCCCACTCACATCTACAATGGCAAAAACAATCACCTTCCTAGCATTTTCCCTTGTTGCCCTTACCCTAGTTCAAGCCCAGCACCCAGTCTCCCCACATCGGGCTTGATCTAGGGCAAGGGCATTCACCGAATCGCAATGTGAGACGACATTATATTCGAATTTATGTGTAAGGTGCTTATCAGCTTATGTTTCTAGCTTCAGCAGAACGTTGAGTCACCGACAGCTAGCCCGGACTGCATTAAAAGTCACACTGGCCAAAGCTGAGACAACACAAGCCTACATCACCCAAGTAACTCAAAGACTGAACCGGACCAAGAGCTGAGAGATCCGATCCGTTAGGGAGTGTTTGGATCAGATAAATGATGGGGTGGATCAGCTCACAAAAAGCATCAAAGAGGCACAACACATCAAGGAAGACGAGGAAAGCAGTGAGTTCACATGGCATGCAAGCAACGTCTAGACATGGATGAGCACTGCATTGACAGATGCAAGCATGTGCATCGATGGGATTTCAGGACGGACCATCGGGGGGAAGACAAAGGCCTTGATCAAAGCTAGAGTTCTTAATCTTCAACAGGTTACTAGCATTGCGCTGGCCTTGTTCAATAGGTTTGCTGCAAGATTTAGGGTTGTAAATCCCTAGATTTATGACCCTTTCATGTTTCAAATTTTTGAGCATCTTAGATGCTTTCCAGTTGACTCaatttgatttgtttgttttctgatGGAAATTACAATTATGTGAAAAAGTAACATGTAAAGTATATATACATTGATTCAGGTTTTCTAATATTTTTACATAAAAGGTGGTCACCTCATATACAATTCTAAATAAAAATCCAACTATCAAATTCTAAACTGAGAAAAATTGTCAGCTTGGAAATGCCACATAAATTCtataaaatcacataaataagAAAACTCAAGCTCTTTCGTTTGCTATCTCATTCTGTTTCGGAAAATTATACAAACATTTGGAAAAAATTTAACTCAAATTTTGAAAACCACCACACAAAGTACTAATACAACACCTTGCCACTCTCAACAAGCGGCATTCCTCAAGCAGTTGCAAAATGTTGCTTGAATTATCTCACCAATAACCCCCTGAACCATAAATCCATCTATCATGGACTTGCCCAAGGAAATACTTTTGGAGACGATGGCAAGCGTGCCGTAAGAACTTCACATCCTGTATCTGTAACCTGCAAGATTCATGTAAACCAATTGTTCTAGTATTTGATATTGGTCAGGAAATTAGACATGGTGCAATACTGATCAATGAAGATTAAACATGTAAACTTCTATGGTGAATGTAGTGATAGATTCCTCCAAGAATATAATGAGAACTTGAGCCTTTACCAGAAGTGTATGTTCAAATTGGGCACTGCGTTTCCCATCTGCAGTTACAGAAGTCCATCCATCAGGCCACATCCGGTCGCGCCAAACACCTACCATGAAAGTGATTTAGATGACCACAGAAGATTCAAACACAGGGCAAAGGTTTAGCAACTAAATATCTACCAGAATTAATCATAGGTTCAATGGTAAATGTCTGGCCCGCTTTCATCACTCCAACAGCTTTATTTCCTGCTCGGGTTAAGGCCCCATGGGAAAGTGAAGTTACAAGATACTTAAAGATGATATGATACCTATACTCTCGGATCAAGAAAAAATCCTTATGCAAAGACATCTCATGAGTTCATTTATCTCAGTCATTTGAATTTTTGAACGACAATTCATTAAAACAAACATGCCTCATTAGAAATATCCTCTTAACAAGCATGGTAAAAGTGTAACAGTACAATTCCATTTTTAGGATACTTGCATAATGGGGTATATTTGGAGCACAGTGGAAGAGCTCGCCAATTCCGTGACCACAATAAGATTTCACCTGCAGAATGAGACAACATAGCATTTCTATATCAGTAATGTCAAAAGTAAGTAAGAATGGAAGTTCATAGATTTACAAACAAGAGAAGCTCAATTACCACAGAGAAACCAGACATAGAAGCATGCCGGCTAATGATTTCCCCCATTTCCCGAAAACGCACCCCAGGTTTAACTATAGAGAGCATGAATAAGACACAATAAACAGTCAGCAGCATGATTCCGCAGATATTTAAAGCAGGGAAACGAATGAACTTATGAAAGTAATGAACACTAGCAGCAACCATTAATTTAGAGTTCACATGAttgtttgagtgagaatttgAGAAGTACACACGAAAATTGGGAAATCCAGAGAAAGAGAGCTAAATAATAAAAGAATGATGTACGAGACACAAAAGGAGCAAACACTTACCAGCTGCTATTGCTTTATCCAAGCATTCATATGTACACTGAACCAGCCGTTTAGATGCTTCATCAACATTACCCACAAAGAATGTTTCGTTCAAGTCACCTGCATAAGCAGGCAAGCAAGAAAATATTTAGTCTCTGTACATAATGAACATATACATAATAACTATGATCTTGAGTTGGCTATGAATATCCTTACCATGTACCCCTTTATAATACACAGTCACATCTACATTTACAATATCACCATCCTCTAATATCCTGAACGACAGAAacaaatgtgagtgagaatgtaCTTTCCCTGTATAGAATGATCACCCATGTTCATTACAAGTATTATACACAATGTCTGGGCCTATGGCGTTTTtacatactcccttcgtccctgaagagtatgcactatttccttttccttccgtccccaaagagtatgaacattccaattttggaaactctcttctctctaatgaggtgggacccactCTCCACTCGCAATATTTAAAAAACTTTCACTatctatctctttcttactttaccaaccaataatgcattaaaagttaaaacccgtgccgaacccaaagttcatactctttggggacgaagggagtatatctCAAAAGCAAAAGGTTGGCTTCATGGATGGTCCCAAGTGCTTGGGTCGAGGAGAAACAAGTTAAAGAGTAGCAGGAAAGTATGGAGGATTCATATGACCAAGTCATGAGAAGTGCATCAGATCAGACACCATATTTATGTGCTACACATTAGCACCTATCATACATATTTTTCTTGAATGAGTTCACAACATACCTTGCATCAGGAATCCCATGGCAGATAACTTCATTTACTGACCTGAGAGAGTTAAGAGTTCATATTGTGATGTATTTAGGGACCGCGAAGTGAATAACATTTAGAGAAAATTCAGAGTAAGAAATACCTACGTGCAGCAAGACTTTGGAAAGAAATGATAATTTAAAGGAGATGGATATCCTCCTGCATGAAAAATTAAAGTGAACACAGAAACActattttccaaaaaaaacaaCAGAATTCAGCAGGTAGAGATATACAGTGTGAAATGAGACTATGTGAGGGATGTAAATCATACCAGCAGCAATAGTTGCTTCTTGAACAACAGCATCAATCTCATCAGTAGTAATTCCAGGTCTTACTATCCGAGCAGCAGCATCCAAAACTTCCCTTGCAATCTGGAGGTAAGAATGCAAGGTTTAACAAGAAGTCAAAACTAGAATGCTGAATATATATTCTATACTGTATGCATAAAGCAATAATAATGACTCTCGAGAAGACAAGTTGCAGTGAAATGTTGTTCCAGCCTTTCAGCTATACATTTACCAAGCGAGAGGTTTTTCTACTAACTTATTAGTGGTTTAGTGTGTGCATGGTGTGTGTTTCTCCTCCAACTCCCATATTTTCAGTTAGATGAACATGCatgcataatttttttattgggaACAGAACAATCAAGATGCTTACCCGGCAAGTTTCTCTCATTCTCTCAATTTGCTCTGGAGTCTTGATCTTCATAAATTATATCATGGAACGTGAATGGATTAGTCATATCCAGTTCACCAAAAATAACAAGTCATACTGTCAAAAGTGCACATAACTCAGAGACTGCTGACTACCTCAACAACATGTTGCAGATCACTATTGGGCTCAATTTTTGGAATTCCCTGAAAATGATTGAAAATGTAGATGTCAATGCACTTGATATAGGCAGGAGAATTAGCAGAATAGCAAGGATGTCCTTTAACTGGAGAAAGTCCTAGTGAACATCAATCAACCTAATACCTACATAAGCCATTAATACTATATACAGTATAAAAATTCAAAGACACAGcaataattttgaattatataaaCTAAGAAACTTACATCAATAGCCCAGTCAGGTAGATCAATATGAGCAGGTACAAAACGTTTCTGCGATATTGGATATGGCCTTAATGGTCTGAAAAGGAAGAGTAAAAAAACAGAGTAAAATTTGAGCTAAATTTTTGTAGTTGGAGAAGAGCATTCTTTTTAGAGGGGTGGGATAGGAGTTGAAGTAATTATTACCCAGTCCAGTCAAAATGCGGAATTTTTGGTGTCCGAGATTGTCCTTTGCGCATGCAGTAAAGCCAGCCATCATTGGGCAGGCCCGAATTTCTTTCACTAGAATTTTCAGATGCAGGggaagaatttgaatttgagTGAACAGATTTATGAGAACTCCAGGATGCCTTGAAACAGTCTTGGGAACTAGAAGGACAATGATTTCTATCAAGAATAGGCATTAACATCAATATTTTAGTGCGTCATACAGTCAATGTCAGACTGTCTTCTTAGAGGTTAATACGTCTAAAACCAACTAGATACTCCATTCCAATACATCAAACTCTCAATTATCATTTATCATCATCTGACGTACTTTATTTGTGTAATATACTAACTGTGAACAATTTCTAAGCTCAAAAAACATGTATGATCCAATTTCAGCGAACACACAACTAGTAGTTAGTGAAAATCTAGGTCCGGTTCATCTGACCTACTTTATTTGTGTAATATACTAACTGTGAACAATTTCTAAGCTCAAAAAACATATATGATCCAATTTCAGCGAACACACAACTAGTAGTTAGTGAAAATCTAGGTCCGGTTCATCCAAAAAAATACTTCTTTCCAAAAGTGGAGCCAAAGAACGAACCAGAAAGCGGCACCTTGACGAGGAAGCTTTAGTTGTACGCACTTGGGGCACCTGTAAGCGGCAAAAACCACCATGAATAGAGCACAGACCATAGCACGCCAACACACTGATCAAATTTCCAAAACATTGATAGTAATAAATCCGTAACTAATAAAGAAAAACCCACCAGCAGTCACCAGCAAAGCAAATTAATGAAACAATACATCATTTTCCATGCAAAACGAGATTATATTCAAGGGTTGCAATTAAGATTCAATCCACGCcgtaaatgataaaattaaaaatagtagagaaaatgaagaaagaatTTCATAATTCATACTGCAGATGAGCAGGTTCGCCGCATCTAGCACAAGATAAGCCCGTGTTTTCTACAGCATCTGATCCACCTGCCATCTTTTTTGTAACTGCATCAACCACAAATTCATTAGAAAAATATTAACAGATACCACCTCCACTCATCCAATGCTTATCGAAATCAAACAGTATACCGAGATTATTACCTTAGCAACTGTGCGATTTAGAGAAAAATAAGACGACTAGGGTTTTTGGGCGAAATTCTCAAAACAGAGTGTTTCACTTTGGACAAAGGGAAGGGACAGATGCATATCatcatattaaaacatattttgattttataatgtattttcttgtaaaattattgcaatcaacatttatttatttatttcatagtAATCCTTTTAGATAGCAAAACTATTATTTTTGTAATGTAGTTTTTCGTAAAAGAATTTACATTAGACAATCTTTATTTTTCATTGCATCTATTTAAGTGCTTATTGCAaaatcttatactccctccgtcccccaaggtggcgttcggttgccatgactaatatcataagactattcatctaggattaagttgtgggattattttagttggagggggaggctatgactaattatcaagggttcaatcttatgaaccaaacatgatacatatttaatcatgagatttaatcttgccaaccgaacacccccaaAGAGTATCAACAATGGGtttggcacggattttaataaataaggagaaaagtaagaaagagagaaagggtAGTGGAAATAATATTAGTGAAAAGTGGGTTCCACATTAttgtaatggtataagttgttaatagtgatgatataagttgtaaataaaatgatatatgagGGTAATATGTTGTTCGACTTTTTCAAAAtaagaaagttcatacttttcagggacggacgaaaaaggaaatagttcatactctcTGGAGACGGGAGAGTATGAAAAAAATgcattacaaaaaataaaaatatattcttaagTATTTTTTAACTGAGGGCAAAATTTTCTATAAACTATAAATTCACTAATATGCTTCATTCAAAGAGTTTCTGGAAtaatattaaatacttcatcgaGTTACCTTCTTTGTGATTTTTGTTTCagtcaattttcattttacttttttttcttatttttttcttttatcattttcttattctttttttcttcttattatgTATTCTAAAACATTTAAAATCATattgaatttaataatttttaaatattgattGTGGTAAATTAAAGATATGATTatgttaatattattttatataactACGAATCTAATGTTTTAAATACATGAGTGATTATTGGATTAAATCCTATATAAATAGGATTTGTACCAAAAAGTTATCTTTAAATTTTTTCGTGAACTATATAGATAGTAGTACCTGATATTTGTCTTTCACACAAAAACTGGTATATGATCTTTGttttatatcttttttttacctcgtgacaaaaataaccctagaTATCAAACATGTGACTTTTGAGTCATAGAGGGTATActtggaaatttcaattaaatacaaaaaaatgtgatttcttttttttttcctttcttctttcctttttttcttagtttctatttcctcttctttcttttttcttccttttcttcattttttagtattttatacatGAACCTAATTGACATTCATAATTTAAACTACGGAAAAAATacctaattaaataaattgtttaaactaataaaatcaattgaatatttttaatttgttttatacctatttaaaaatattcaatcatttacatcattataaatataattcataattttagattttattttgattatattgattagttattaataagataaaataataatattaattattatccttattataatttaatattatatgattcataatttaaataagtatattataaatatttattaattatgagttattattattataatataataattaaatataataaaactataactataattaaGTATGAGTCATAagttaaatattaaattataaccTCATAATAATGATGttcataataattaataataatagtagtatagaAGAAAAAAGATAGAGAAGATATATATCATTTTAGCTCCTCTTTTGTGTATGCCCAAAAATGTCGTCGATGACAAAAATGTGAAAATGTGATTTTTAGGGGGTTTTTAGGGTGAAAATTAGCATCAGGTACtaaaaatgttatttttaaataataaaaatgatataaaacaaGATCATGTATCATTTTTGTGCGAAAGTAAAAGATCATgctatttatgtagttcactcttcaatatattaataaaattcccaaaaataaatatatcagattgataataatattttaataaaaataatatgtaAATGTATTTAtcaacacaattaaaatctatacataacaaataaaaaggacatatttaaataatttatgattttggatttttgtaattaatttaatttaaatttaaattttgagaaaattaaaccTTCATTAATAGAATTACTTCAATTATAGTTAGGACTTGTAAATATACCGAAAAAACGGTATATCGATcgtatcgtaccgaaaaatatcgaaaaatattgaatttccggtataccaaaaattcggcacgatataataccgtatcgtaagtttttgatacgataacgatatgaattttcttataccgcggtataccgttttatatcgaatatacgatatatatcggtattatcggtataccaaaatatatcaaaaatgAATACGTATTGAATTATCGATACATACCGTTTATactgataataataataataataataataataataataataataataataataataataataataataataatatagtttattttttaaagattaaaagtttaaaatcataaatagatattcatttaatttatttatatatttaaaaaatatttattggaaaccctaaaatcataaatagatatccATTTAATTTCGATATACCGTTCAGAACGGTATATCGAAGTTCAGTACGATATACCAAAATTTTGATACGGTAACGGTATAGATATTATCCAtaccgaaactttcgatacggtaatgatatgaaattctttcatattgatattttcgatacgataacgatataaaATTTTCGATACAATATACCGTATCGACCCAGTCCTAGATAATCCTATGCTATCAAGATTGTTCCATTATGCAATCTCTGTGAAAAACATATCTTCCCGTATGTATTTTattcttctcattttttttttattttttttgtatttatttacaTACGCAATATttattctgaaaaaaaaatgctaacaatatttattttttcttattagtAGACATTATTTCAAATTCATCAATTATCTTAACattgcatgtattttgtttttttgttaacAATGAAACTAGGTCACTCTTTCAGGTTTTGTCGAAACATGTTGTTTCCTTATTCTGTTTTTTTAGTTGACCGACATCATTTCAAATTCATTCTTctcttattctatttttttgttgttgttaatTGTTGAACTAGACCACTCTTTCAAGTTCATCCAAGAACTTTTCTCTTATTATGTCTTTTGTTTATTGTGAGACTAGGTCACCCTTTCAAGATCATCCAAACATCTTAAGATGTTACAAGGCTTGGGTTGAGCAATTTGTACCTGATTTTGCATGCACTGAACAGTTGAAACGTATTCATAAACAATACaactagagatgcccaccggttccggttccggcggttaaccggcgaaccggaaccgtggcgatttcctcgaaccggaaccgtcgcaattcgggtcgcggtccggttcaggttcaagatttttcgaaccggaaccgtcaccaaaccggcggttcgggacggttcagAACCTCCGGTTCGGGCGCGGAAACCAAGGCATCAGGGAGGGCAGCTTTTCGAGTGtgaaaaccggccggttccggtggtttttggaccggaaaccggcggttaaccgcatgttaattttgaaatccggcggttttccgccaaaaaccgccggtttttccgaaaattcaattttttttcagatttcaaattttccattttccccctatttttatctataaataccctaatctatcctcatttacattcaccccactcgtgtgttaataagagtttctctcttcaatctctcaattctctctctttgtctccaacttatcatttgtgctattgtgcttcaatttaattactcaagtgctactcttattacgcattgttatacacttatacttgttcccgtagttctataagttgtctttctttctcaattgcttaaacaaaaaaatatatattgttccatatttctacatttctattatataatgttgtatacttgtatatatattgtaaattgtaatgcatcgttgtccgttacaactcaaattcaataaaattgatatcattttcatcttattcgtcttatttcaatttaaattatccattgtcttgttccaatttattgtataagtccaaatttcaaatttatattatattattgtatgttgtatacttgtatatgtattgtaaattgtaatgtatcgttgtctgttacaactcaaattcaataaaattgatatcattttcatcttattcgtcttatttcaacttaaattatccactgtcttgttccaatttattgtataagtccaaatttcaaatttatattacattattgtatgttgtatacttgtatatgtattttaaattgtaatgtatcgttgtccgttacaactcaaattcaataaaattgatatcattttcaccttattcgtcttatttcaacttaaattatccattgtcttgttccaatttattgtataagtccaaatttcaaatttatattacattattgtatgttgtatacttgtatatgtattgtaaattgcaatgtatcgttgtccgttataactaaaattcaataaaatcgatatcattttcatcttattcatcttatttcaatttaaattatcccaTTGTCTTGtttcaatttattgtataagtccaaattttaaatttatattacattattgtatgttgtatacttgtatatgtattgtaaattgtaatgtatcgttgtccgttacaactcaaattcaataaaattgatatcattttcaccttattcgtcttatttcaatttaaattatccattgtcttgttacaatttattgtataagtccaaatttttaatttttaaaaaaatcgaaccgcgaaaccgccggttttcgaaccggaaccgtgtaaaccgccggaaaaccggtgggttccgaaccggaatcggaaccggcagtttttgaaccggaaccggaaccgtgaaatagcctca is a window of Salvia splendens isolate huo1 chromosome 3, SspV2, whole genome shotgun sequence DNA encoding:
- the LOC121795841 gene encoding methionine aminopeptidase 1A-like, which gives rise to MAGGSDAVENTGLSCARCGEPAHLQCPKCVQLKLPRQGAAFCSQDCFKASWSSHKSVHSNSNSSPASENSSERNSGLPNDGWLYCMRKGQSRTPKIPHFDWTGPLRPYPISQKRFVPAHIDLPDWAIDGIPKIEPNSDLQHVVEIKTPEQIERMRETCRIAREVLDAAARIVRPGITTDEIDAVVQEATIAAGGYPSPLNYHFFPKSCCTSVNEVICHGIPDARILEDGDIVNVDVTVYYKGVHGDLNETFFVGNVDEASKRLVQCTYECLDKAIAAVKPGVRFREMGEIISRHASMSGFSVVKSYCGHGIGELFHCAPNIPHYARNKAVGVMKAGQTFTIEPMINSGVWRDRMWPDGWTSVTADGKRSAQFEHTLLVTDTGCEVLTARLPSSPKVFPWASP